Below is a window of Lebetimonas sp. JH292 DNA.
TCATAATATTTCCTTATTTTTTTCTAATTAAATCATTTTCTTTTTTTTATTTTCAAAATGAAATTATATCAAACGTTTAGGAGCGGAAAAATAATACCCCTGGGAATAATCGACACCCAGTTTTTTAATAAATTCAAAAATTTCTCTGTTTTCAACATATTCCGCCACAGTCACCATATTGCCTTTTTGTGCAAATTCTACAATTGTCTGGACTATCATTTGTGATTTCTTATCTGTAAGAATATTTTTTATCAAACTGCCGTCTATTTTTAATCCGTCAATCTGAAATTTAAACAGATAACTGAAATTGGAATATCCGCTTCCAAAATCGTCTATAAAAATTTTAACCCCGTAGTCTTTAAGTTTTTGCAAATAACTTAATATATAAGAATCCGATGCAATATCTTCATTTTCCAGAAGCTCAATCGTTATTCTTTCAGGTTCGGGAAAATTTTTTATCAATTTATATATTTTTTCTTTTATATTATCATCTTCAAAATCCTCCAAAGAAAGATTCAGTGAAACCTCTTCTTTTCTTTCTTTAAAGAAATTAAGAGTTTTTTCAAAAACAATCAGTGTTAAATTTTTATAAATATTAACACTTTTCGCCACATCCAAAAATTCCCCCGGTGAATATACTTTTCCGTTTTCATCAATCATTCTTATCAGTGATTCATATTTTACAATTTTTTGTGTCTTATTATCTACTATGGGCTGAAAATAAGGAATTATTCTGTCTTCTCTCATAGCTTTTTCCAAAATATTTAAAGTTTTCTGATTTTTTTCAAAACTCTGGGCCAAATCTTTTATTTCGCAGTAACAGAGACATTTTACTTTTTTTCTTTTTGCATATTCCACTGCAATATCAGCTACTGTAAAAACATCTTTTTCTTTTTTTGAACCGATTCCCGCCCTGAAAAAAAGATTAATTTCGTTTTTATTTACAATATACGGTTTTTCCAACTCTTTAATAATTTTTTTAATATATAAACAGTTTTCAAAACATTCGTATTCATCCAGTAATACGGCAAACTCGTCTATATTTATATGATAAATTTTATTATTAATAAGTTTTTTTAATCTTTTTGCGACTTCCTGAATAATTAAATTGCCCATTTCCTGGGAAAAATAATCGTTTACTTCCCTGAATTTATTAATATTAAATATAGCCAAAGCATTTTTATCTGTTTTTTTCATATCTTCCATTAATTTTATTCTGTTTGGCAAATTGGTAACAGGGCTGAAATAATATCTTT
It encodes the following:
- a CDS encoding EAL domain-containing protein: MLFLALIATLCGFYKFTNNLKRDITLFLKFFDEKVSKGIYEKLNMTMSFIEFQKLKVSINKAVNSIKYYKNEMIKRYYFSPVTNLPNRIKLMEDMKKTDKNALAIFNINKFREVNDYFSQEMGNLIIQEVAKRLKKLINNKIYHINIDEFAVLLDEYECFENCLYIKKIIKELEKPYIVNKNEINLFFRAGIGSKKEKDVFTVADIAVEYAKRKKVKCLCYCEIKDLAQSFEKNQKTLNILEKAMREDRIIPYFQPIVDNKTQKIVKYESLIRMIDENGKVYSPGEFLDVAKSVNIYKNLTLIVFEKTLNFFKERKEEVSLNLSLEDFEDDNIKEKIYKLIKNFPEPERITIELLENEDIASDSYILSYLQKLKDYGVKIFIDDFGSGYSNFSYLFKFQIDGLKIDGSLIKNILTDKKSQMIVQTIVEFAQKGNMVTVAEYVENREIFEFIKKLGVDYSQGYYFSAPKRLI